The Blastocatellia bacterium genome has a window encoding:
- the speA gene encoding biosynthetic arginine decarboxylase: MSKISSLEQAVQTYGVEHWGAGYFGINKYGNLIVRPTKNDVRSADVKLIVDHLISRQRLKLPVLLRFPQIIASQIRELYLSFSSAIREFDYRGAHLAVYPLKVNPRRDVVEAFLQEGRKYGYGLEVGSKAELYAALAFEQTSDSLLVCNGFKDETFIEMAFAAAALGKNVFVVVEKLNELYTFLRLAETARYKPYLGVRVKLYSRGSGRWEKSGGETAKFGLTTTETLEVIKLVKQHRLIDSLKMLHCHIGSQITDIKRIKNAIKEAARVYAKMRKLGVEIEYLNVGGGMSVDYDGSKTSFESSANYTMQEFANDVVYTISSICADENVPEPIIVTESGRILTAYHAMVVVNVQDEIETVIDEIAPGEVDEDDPQVVLELRDLRDNITSKNYREYYHDALEHKEELVTLFSLGYIDLEDRAKGEVLFWQIIEKVEQFARQSKFFHEEFDDLRKLLAAKYLCNFSVFRSAPDAWALDHLFPIMPIHKLDEPPTEFATLVDLTCDSDGVIDKFVDLKDVKEVLEVHPFSREPYYLAILLVGAYQEAMGNYHNLFGALNEAHIIIDTDGDFHVQKIIPGHSLGDVLTLARYDRTFLLEGFERNLAMAVKRDRLSEDESVLLRQYYEATVNKYTYLD; this comes from the coding sequence TTGAGCAAAATTTCATCGCTGGAGCAGGCGGTTCAAACCTACGGAGTGGAACATTGGGGTGCGGGATACTTCGGTATCAACAAATATGGCAATCTCATCGTCCGACCGACCAAAAACGATGTCCGGTCGGCCGATGTCAAGTTGATTGTTGATCACCTGATCTCCCGCCAACGACTCAAGCTTCCGGTGCTTCTTCGTTTCCCTCAGATCATAGCCAGTCAAATTCGCGAGCTGTATCTGTCGTTTTCCTCGGCGATTCGGGAGTTTGACTATCGCGGAGCCCATCTGGCCGTCTATCCGCTGAAGGTGAATCCGCGACGCGATGTGGTCGAAGCGTTCCTTCAAGAGGGACGCAAGTACGGCTACGGACTGGAGGTCGGAAGCAAAGCCGAGTTGTATGCGGCTCTGGCCTTCGAGCAAACGTCGGATTCGCTACTCGTGTGCAATGGCTTCAAGGACGAGACCTTCATCGAGATGGCGTTTGCGGCGGCGGCCTTGGGCAAGAACGTTTTCGTGGTCGTTGAGAAGCTCAATGAGCTGTACACCTTCCTGCGATTGGCTGAGACCGCGCGCTATAAACCATATTTGGGCGTGCGGGTGAAGCTCTATTCGCGGGGCAGCGGCCGATGGGAGAAATCGGGTGGCGAGACCGCCAAATTCGGCCTGACGACTACCGAGACGCTGGAGGTCATCAAGCTGGTCAAGCAGCATCGGCTGATAGACTCGCTCAAGATGCTTCACTGCCACATTGGCTCCCAGATCACCGACATCAAGCGGATCAAGAACGCCATTAAGGAAGCCGCCCGTGTCTACGCCAAGATGCGCAAGCTCGGCGTGGAGATCGAATACCTCAATGTGGGCGGGGGTATGAGCGTGGATTACGACGGAAGTAAGACCTCCTTTGAATCCTCGGCCAACTACACCATGCAGGAATTCGCTAATGATGTCGTCTATACGATCTCCAGCATTTGCGCCGACGAAAATGTCCCCGAGCCGATCATCGTCACCGAATCGGGTCGCATTCTCACGGCCTATCATGCGATGGTGGTCGTCAACGTGCAGGACGAGATCGAAACCGTCATTGACGAGATTGCTCCGGGCGAGGTGGATGAGGACGATCCTCAGGTCGTCCTGGAGTTGAGAGACTTGCGCGACAACATCACCTCGAAAAATTATCGCGAATATTACCACGATGCCCTCGAACACAAAGAAGAACTGGTGACCCTTTTCAGCCTGGGATACATTGACCTGGAGGATCGGGCCAAGGGGGAGGTCCTCTTCTGGCAGATCATCGAAAAGGTCGAACAATTCGCCCGTCAGTCGAAATTCTTCCACGAGGAGTTCGACGACCTGCGCAAGCTCCTGGCGGCGAAGTATCTCTGTAATTTCTCGGTCTTTCGCAGCGCTCCCGATGCCTGGGCGCTCGATCATCTTTTCCCCATCATGCCTATCCATAAACTCGACGAACCTCCCACGGAGTTCGCCACGCTCGTTGATCTGACCTGCGATTCGGATGGCGTCATTGATAAGTTCGTTGACCTCAAGGATGTCAAAGAGGTGCTGGAAGTCCATCCCTTCAGCCGCGAGCCGTACTATCTGGCCATTTTGCTTGTAGGGGCATACCAGGAAGCCATGGGCAATTATCACAACCTCTTCGGAGCCCTCAACGAAGCGCACATCATCATTGATACGGATGGCGATTTCCATGTGCAGAAGATCATTCCTGGCCATTCGCTGGGCGATGTTCTGACGCTGGCGCGCTATGACCGAACCTTCTTACTGGAGGGCTTCGAGCGAAATCTGGCCATGGCGGTCAAACGAGACCGCTTGAGCGAGGACGAGAGTGTACTGTTGCGGCAGTACTATGAAGCAACGGTCAACAAATACACCTATCTGGATTAA
- a CDS encoding HD domain-containing protein — MEALPSEVLAVCRAIRQAGGRALLVGGCVRDFLLGQPWKDLDLEVYGIRVEELRRLLESFGEVNTVGESFTVYKLALRLSAREKLDIDVSLPRRESKQGRGHRGFLVTADPFLPIEEATRRRDFTINAILYDPLDDEIIDPFGGRTDLQRRLLRVVDPRTFAEDSLRVLRAMQLVARFELEIEPETRELCRQIDLSDLPAERIWGEFEKLLVRARRPSLGLDAALRLRIIEKLLPDMERLVGCPQDPEWHPEGDVWVHTLLAVDKAVELTTELSLEKKITVMLAVLLHDIGKPLTLVYENGRIRTPGHEEAGIAPARRVLDRLNIHTLHGYDVRAQVLALVAHHLKPAQFYKDRERVSDGAFRRLAAKCDLELLYLVAKADALARGPASESAAEEWFIERARQLGVQHEPPKPILLGRHLLGLGVEPGPQMGRILKAVYELQLDGRVATLDEALAAARQLLAHMQQ, encoded by the coding sequence ATGGAGGCACTCCCATCAGAGGTCCTCGCCGTATGTCGCGCTATCAGGCAGGCGGGCGGAAGGGCTCTGCTCGTCGGCGGTTGCGTGCGGGACTTCCTGCTCGGTCAGCCGTGGAAGGATCTGGACCTGGAAGTCTACGGTATTCGGGTGGAGGAACTGCGGCGGCTGCTTGAGTCGTTCGGCGAGGTCAACACGGTGGGCGAGAGTTTCACCGTCTACAAGCTCGCGCTGCGGCTATCTGCCCGTGAGAAGCTCGACATTGATGTCAGCCTGCCGCGACGAGAGTCGAAACAGGGGCGGGGACATCGAGGATTTCTCGTCACCGCCGATCCCTTTCTCCCGATTGAGGAGGCGACGCGGCGGCGCGACTTCACCATCAATGCCATTCTCTACGATCCCCTCGATGACGAAATTATTGATCCGTTTGGTGGGCGGACCGATCTCCAGCGGCGGTTGCTGCGGGTAGTGGACCCAAGGACATTTGCCGAAGACAGCTTACGGGTCCTCCGCGCCATGCAACTGGTGGCCCGCTTTGAGCTGGAGATTGAGCCCGAGACCAGAGAACTGTGTCGTCAAATTGATCTTAGCGATTTGCCCGCCGAGCGCATCTGGGGCGAATTTGAGAAGCTGCTTGTGCGGGCCCGCCGACCGTCGCTGGGGCTGGATGCTGCCCTCCGGTTACGCATCATTGAGAAACTGCTGCCCGACATGGAACGGCTGGTGGGCTGTCCCCAGGATCCCGAATGGCATCCCGAAGGCGATGTCTGGGTGCATACGTTGCTCGCTGTTGATAAGGCCGTGGAACTCACCACGGAGTTGTCGCTGGAGAAAAAGATCACGGTGATGCTGGCTGTGCTCCTTCATGACATCGGTAAGCCGCTCACGCTCGTCTACGAAAACGGGCGCATCCGCACGCCCGGTCACGAAGAGGCCGGGATTGCTCCTGCCCGGCGCGTGCTCGACCGGCTCAACATCCACACGCTTCATGGCTATGATGTGCGTGCTCAGGTGCTGGCCCTGGTGGCTCATCATCTCAAACCGGCACAGTTTTACAAAGATCGTGAGCGCGTGAGCGACGGGGCGTTTCGTCGTCTGGCGGCTAAGTGCGATCTGGAACTTCTCTACCTTGTGGCTAAGGCAGATGCGCTGGCGCGAGGGCCGGCGTCCGAATCCGCAGCCGAAGAGTGGTTCATCGAGCGCGCGCGTCAGCTCGGCGTCCAGCACGAACCGCCCAAGCCCATCCTTTTGGGACGGCATTTGCTTGGTCTCGGTGTTGAGCCGGGTCCGCAGATGGGTCGGATTCTCAAGGCCGTTTACGAACTTCAACTGGATGGTCGCGTGGCCACGCTGGATGAGGCCCTCGCTGCTGCCCGCCAGCTCCTTGCCCACATGCAGCAGTGA
- a CDS encoding glycine--tRNA ligase has product MAADMETIRSLCKRRGFIFPSSEIYGGVEGVWDYGPLGVELKNNIKRAWWRAVVYERDDIEGLDAGVLMNRLVWKYSGHEETFSDPLVDCQECKRRFRADALLEESLNRAVEQTMADAVKEFSRFGEEIGAFLDELERQERERGRVYPNRWTLVAEALQRPEIQEQLRRRGQEFSTRLPVMDSGPMRAWIEALEQIRPRLHERLAAIRIIEASFGRTYESDSQLLQQAIVAYRPWTTEVVRASWNELFVLLNEKKAVRCPHCGAVGLFTPPRRFNLMFKTFLGPVEEEAALLYLRPETAQGIFVNFSNVLTTARRKLPFGIAQIGKAFRNEITPRYFTFRTREFEQMEIEYFVRPGTDEEWFEHWVTERFQWYLRLGIRRENLRLREQDKSELAHYAKRTVDIEYRFPMGWGEIEGIANRTDFDLRAHSKSNPENAHSTADLVYFDPETNEHLTPYVIEPSAGVDRSLLAFLVDAYDEEIVRGEKRVVLRLHKELAPIKVAVLPLLRNRSEIVELARKIKRDLQGTLRTVYDDTGSIGRLYRRQDEIGTPYCVTVDVQSLEDKQVTVRDRDTMQQVRIPIERLKEYLLAEFRGAAGS; this is encoded by the coding sequence ATGGCCGCGGACATGGAAACTATCAGATCGTTATGCAAGCGACGGGGATTCATCTTTCCGTCGTCGGAGATTTATGGAGGAGTGGAGGGTGTGTGGGATTACGGACCGCTCGGCGTGGAGCTGAAAAACAACATCAAGCGGGCCTGGTGGCGAGCCGTCGTCTACGAGCGGGACGACATCGAGGGTCTGGATGCGGGAGTTTTGATGAACCGGCTGGTGTGGAAGTACTCCGGTCACGAGGAGACATTCTCCGATCCGCTGGTGGATTGCCAGGAGTGCAAGCGTCGCTTCCGCGCCGACGCTCTCCTGGAGGAATCCCTCAACCGCGCCGTGGAGCAAACGATGGCCGATGCTGTCAAGGAGTTCTCGCGCTTTGGCGAAGAGATCGGGGCGTTCCTCGATGAGCTTGAGCGCCAGGAGAGGGAACGCGGGCGCGTCTATCCGAACCGATGGACGTTAGTCGCCGAAGCGCTGCAGCGCCCTGAGATTCAGGAGCAGCTTCGGCGTCGAGGCCAGGAATTCTCGACACGACTCCCGGTGATGGATTCCGGTCCGATGAGGGCGTGGATAGAAGCGCTTGAACAGATCCGGCCGCGCCTTCACGAGCGGCTAGCCGCAATCCGGATCATCGAGGCGAGTTTCGGGCGGACTTATGAGTCCGACAGTCAGCTCCTTCAGCAGGCGATCGTAGCCTACCGACCCTGGACGACCGAAGTGGTGCGGGCCTCGTGGAACGAGCTTTTCGTCCTCTTGAACGAGAAGAAGGCGGTTCGCTGTCCTCACTGTGGGGCCGTTGGGTTGTTCACTCCCCCGCGCCGGTTCAATCTCATGTTCAAAACGTTTCTCGGACCAGTGGAAGAGGAGGCTGCGCTCCTCTATCTTCGACCGGAAACGGCGCAAGGGATATTTGTCAACTTCTCCAACGTGCTCACGACGGCACGACGGAAGCTGCCGTTTGGGATCGCGCAGATCGGTAAGGCTTTCCGCAACGAGATCACGCCCCGTTATTTCACTTTTCGCACCCGGGAGTTCGAGCAGATGGAGATCGAATATTTCGTTCGTCCGGGAACCGACGAGGAGTGGTTCGAGCACTGGGTCACGGAGCGCTTCCAGTGGTATCTGCGGCTGGGCATCCGGCGGGAAAATCTCCGCCTCCGGGAGCAGGATAAAAGTGAGCTCGCCCATTATGCCAAGCGGACTGTGGACATCGAGTATCGTTTCCCGATGGGCTGGGGAGAGATCGAAGGGATCGCCAATCGCACGGATTTCGATCTTCGGGCGCATAGCAAATCTAACCCCGAAAATGCACATTCGACGGCTGATCTGGTCTATTTCGATCCGGAGACAAACGAGCACCTGACACCGTATGTCATTGAACCGTCGGCGGGTGTGGATCGGTCGCTTTTGGCGTTTCTCGTGGATGCCTACGACGAGGAGATCGTGCGCGGCGAAAAGCGCGTCGTCCTCAGGCTCCACAAGGAGCTGGCTCCGATCAAGGTGGCCGTGCTGCCGCTGCTCAGGAACCGATCGGAGATCGTGGAGCTGGCCCGTAAGATCAAACGCGATCTTCAGGGGACGCTGCGCACCGTCTACGACGATACGGGTTCGATTGGGAGGCTCTATCGGCGGCAGGATGAGATCGGCACCCCCTATTGCGTGACGGTGGATGTGCAATCGCTCGAAGACAAGCAGGTGACGGTGCGGGATCGCGATACCATGCAACAGGTGCGCATTCCCATCGAACGACTCAAGGAATACCTCCTGGCGGAGTTCCGTGGGGCCGCCGGCTCCTGA
- a CDS encoding P1 family peptidase, whose translation MVPQTGLGGLTDVAGIKVGHFTHPKRPTGCTVILVEEGAVAGVDVRGSAPGTHETDLLNPINTVQMVHAIVLSGGSAFGLEAVAGVMQYLEEKRIGFDAGVARVPIVPAAILFDLGLGDARIRPDKEAGYRACQAASTGPVAEGNVGAGAGATVGKMFGLSRAMKGGLGTASLRVGDVVVAALVAVNAVGDVIDPRTGTILAGARGADGKRLVNTMDVLKRGIEPSPGRAGENTTIGVVATNAAFDKAGVTKIAQMSHDGLARTINPVHTPFDGDTLFALSTGRVKNANVGVVGALAAEVVAEAVVRAIKMAEGLPGLPAYRDLQSQ comes from the coding sequence ATGGTTCCCCAGACCGGCCTCGGTGGACTGACCGATGTCGCCGGGATCAAAGTCGGTCACTTCACTCATCCCAAGCGACCGACCGGGTGCACCGTCATTCTGGTCGAAGAAGGAGCGGTCGCGGGCGTTGATGTGCGAGGATCGGCTCCCGGCACCCATGAGACGGATCTGCTGAACCCGATCAACACGGTTCAGATGGTTCATGCCATCGTGTTATCGGGAGGCAGCGCCTTTGGCCTGGAGGCGGTGGCCGGCGTCATGCAGTATCTCGAAGAGAAGCGCATTGGATTTGATGCAGGCGTCGCGCGGGTGCCCATCGTTCCGGCAGCCATCCTGTTCGATCTCGGTCTGGGTGATGCCCGCATCCGCCCGGATAAAGAAGCGGGGTATCGAGCCTGTCAGGCCGCCTCCACCGGCCCCGTCGCCGAAGGTAATGTCGGCGCGGGCGCCGGCGCAACCGTGGGAAAGATGTTCGGCCTCTCCCGCGCCATGAAAGGAGGACTCGGCACGGCCAGCCTCCGCGTGGGGGATGTCGTAGTGGCCGCCCTCGTGGCCGTCAACGCGGTCGGCGATGTGATTGATCCCAGGACGGGGACGATTCTGGCCGGAGCGCGCGGAGCCGACGGAAAACGGCTGGTCAACACAATGGACGTCCTCAAACGCGGCATCGAACCCTCACCCGGTCGAGCCGGAGAGAACACGACGATCGGAGTCGTAGCAACGAACGCGGCATTCGATAAAGCCGGGGTGACCAAGATCGCTCAGATGAGTCATGATGGACTGGCCCGCACGATCAATCCCGTCCACACACCGTTTGACGGAGACACCCTGTTTGCTCTTTCGACCGGGCGCGTGAAAAACGCGAATGTGGGCGTCGTTGGCGCGCTCGCCGCAGAGGTCGTCGCCGAGGCCGTCGTCCGCGCCATCAAGATGGCCGAGGGATTGCCGGGACTTCCCGCCTACCGGGACCTCCAGTCACAGTAA
- a CDS encoding sodium:solute symporter family protein has protein sequence MNGYVLVLIAYSLLLVAVGFVASRSVRTASDFFVARRRLTTGLLFATLLAANIGAGSTVGAAGLGYELGLSGWWWVGSAGIGSIILAFIVGPKLWRLAAQYNLYTAGDYLQARYSRRVRGLVAGLLWLGTLAILAGQLIAIAWILNVVAGLSKPLGCILGGIVTMSYFTAGGLVSAAWVNSLQVIVKLSGFLLALPVALDRVGGWDGLSLHISRQVPHADQFLSLTGIGLSRILAFLTLLAPSFIVSPGLIQKVYGAKDVTAVRVGVGLNACALLGFAFVPVLLGMAAAAVHPGLPNRELALPTVMVTMLPFWLGALALAAVFSAEVSTADALLFMLATSLSKDLYQTFLRPDATEKDLLRVGRWAALAGGTAAVGLAIGLPSIIAALSIFYSLVSVALFVPILMGLLSRRSLANTAFTAIVVSVAATAFVHLGTSGAGFAGISPVALGILISLVIMIAGLIIEGRSNRK, from the coding sequence ATGAACGGCTACGTACTGGTGCTCATCGCCTATTCCCTGCTTCTTGTCGCTGTTGGGTTTGTGGCCTCGCGGTCGGTGCGAACGGCATCGGATTTCTTTGTCGCTCGCAGACGCCTGACGACGGGACTGCTGTTTGCCACCCTGCTGGCAGCCAATATCGGCGCGGGCTCGACCGTCGGTGCTGCCGGTCTCGGTTATGAGCTTGGGTTGTCAGGATGGTGGTGGGTCGGATCGGCCGGCATCGGCAGCATCATCCTCGCTTTCATCGTGGGACCGAAGCTCTGGCGGCTGGCCGCGCAATACAACCTCTACACCGCTGGCGATTACCTGCAAGCACGCTATAGTCGCCGGGTGCGGGGGCTTGTCGCCGGGCTTCTGTGGTTGGGGACGCTGGCCATCCTCGCCGGTCAATTGATCGCCATCGCCTGGATTCTCAACGTCGTGGCCGGTTTGTCGAAACCTCTGGGGTGCATCCTGGGCGGCATCGTCACCATGAGTTATTTCACGGCCGGAGGGTTGGTCTCGGCGGCCTGGGTCAATTCCCTTCAGGTGATCGTGAAACTCAGCGGCTTCCTCCTGGCTTTGCCCGTCGCGCTCGATCGCGTTGGAGGCTGGGACGGACTCAGTCTTCACATCAGCCGGCAGGTGCCCCACGCCGATCAATTTCTGAGCCTCACGGGAATCGGGTTGAGTCGCATACTGGCCTTCCTCACGCTGCTGGCCCCCTCGTTTATCGTCTCTCCGGGATTGATTCAAAAGGTCTACGGAGCGAAAGATGTCACAGCAGTACGGGTCGGAGTCGGGCTGAACGCCTGCGCCCTGCTCGGTTTCGCGTTTGTTCCGGTTCTTCTCGGAATGGCAGCAGCAGCGGTTCATCCGGGACTTCCCAATCGGGAACTGGCGTTGCCTACGGTGATGGTGACGATGCTGCCCTTCTGGCTGGGAGCGCTGGCTCTGGCAGCCGTCTTTTCGGCGGAAGTGAGCACGGCTGATGCGCTGCTCTTTATGCTGGCGACCTCACTCAGTAAAGACCTCTATCAGACTTTCCTTCGCCCCGATGCCACAGAGAAAGATCTCCTGCGGGTGGGACGCTGGGCCGCTCTCGCTGGAGGCACGGCAGCGGTGGGGTTGGCCATCGGGCTTCCCTCGATCATCGCCGCTTTGAGTATCTTCTATAGTCTCGTCTCCGTCGCCCTCTTTGTCCCCATTCTGATGGGGCTGCTTTCTCGCCGGTCGCTCGCCAACACCGCCTTCACTGCGATTGTCGTATCGGTGGCGGCGACGGCCTTCGTTCACCTTGGGACATCGGGCGCAGGATTTGCCGGAATTTCACCGGTGGCTTTGGGGATTCTGATCTCACTGGTGATCATGATTGCGGGATTGATCATCGAAGGCCGATCCAATCGAAAGTGA
- a CDS encoding VWA domain-containing protein: protein MAWTNSNRWQGVGEKLVGLALVVVLTANGRAHPLQQTSRTQEQRGDVIELRSDLVSFTVSVVGPRGESLTTLTPENFTVYENGERQQISHFATVDAPVDVVLAIDVSGSMRGDLETVRKAAIGFIERLRPQDRVAVVEFSRDVSLLQDFTRDRKKAKEAIKRLAPGTATSFYDALYVTADELLRDASARKAIIVLSDGVDSASFYDFPQAGGKLERAGVAAYFIEIDTEEYTVSRVRRGQLTLSPEQLERYRRIYRPGDLPVRYRNPYFFTEEELAEITRALYRLAREEIRQLAERTGGRVYPLRTLADLNAIYARIAAELGTLYSIGYYPTNQEHDGTWRSLRVEVNIPGAHVTARSGYWAPSRKPRG from the coding sequence ATGGCGTGGACGAATTCAAATCGCTGGCAGGGGGTAGGCGAAAAGCTGGTGGGGCTGGCTCTCGTGGTCGTTCTGACAGCCAACGGCCGCGCGCACCCGCTCCAGCAAACGTCCCGCACGCAGGAGCAACGGGGTGATGTCATCGAGTTGCGCTCGGATCTGGTCTCCTTCACCGTCTCGGTCGTTGGCCCTCGCGGAGAGAGCCTCACCACACTCACGCCGGAGAATTTCACCGTCTACGAAAACGGCGAGCGACAGCAGATCTCTCACTTCGCCACGGTTGATGCCCCGGTGGATGTCGTGCTCGCCATTGACGTCAGTGGGAGCATGCGAGGTGATCTGGAGACGGTGCGAAAGGCGGCCATCGGTTTCATCGAACGCCTCCGACCACAGGATCGTGTTGCGGTAGTCGAGTTCAGCCGGGATGTGAGTTTGCTCCAGGATTTCACCCGCGACCGCAAGAAAGCCAAAGAGGCCATCAAACGTCTGGCGCCGGGAACGGCGACGTCTTTTTACGATGCCCTCTACGTCACTGCCGATGAACTCCTCAGGGACGCTTCTGCGCGCAAAGCCATCATCGTTCTCAGCGACGGCGTTGACTCCGCCAGTTTTTACGATTTCCCTCAAGCCGGCGGCAAACTCGAGCGGGCCGGCGTGGCCGCTTACTTCATCGAAATTGACACCGAAGAGTATACCGTCAGTAGAGTACGGCGCGGGCAGCTCACTCTTTCGCCCGAACAGTTAGAGCGTTATCGTCGGATCTATCGTCCCGGAGATCTGCCCGTGCGTTATCGCAATCCCTATTTCTTCACCGAAGAGGAGCTGGCTGAGATCACGCGCGCTCTCTACCGTTTGGCCCGAGAGGAGATTCGCCAACTGGCCGAGCGAACCGGGGGACGGGTCTATCCGTTGCGGACACTGGCTGACCTCAACGCCATCTACGCCCGAATCGCCGCCGAACTGGGAACCCTCTACAGCATCGGATACTACCCGACCAATCAAGAACATGATGGAACCTGGCGCTCGCTTCGCGTCGAGGTCAATATCCCCGGAGCCCATGTGACCGCCCGCTCCGGCTACTGGGCACCCAGCAGAAAACCGAGAGGTTAA